A genomic stretch from Candidatus Nitrososphaera gargensis Ga9.2 includes:
- a CDS encoding amino acid kinase family protein codes for MTSITVAKFGGSALGIEGNMIPKIIDRIRQLQQESKVVAVFSAPLIEYDGKVSSMTDVALKVGRSYAASTPVEIEVLREVYERIASKYVKEEGGRQEFIDSLDKFYRQVIISLKQAAENRRFVDVIRSRTLAYSGEVTMSYLMDYVMQSAGLKSTHVSIEKWPIITDDNFEAANFMVQESKEHSGHLIDLVEHNDVVSMGGFIGRTVDGLETTYERGGSDRTAADIAILLNDSYDVKIDFEKDSAVLSADPRIVKDDLEFIQYLSYNEAKLAGMFGMKILDPIAIKEIDDNNLDIPIVITDMAKPGGMTMIQRKPPVDSSGNDNPIKIVTGKKNCAMVRMESNAASHLVASLELDRQYHDFVKLSPYKVDDTEMTRLLFLDADYVRRYERHFRAYYPKAEIVYGRGVVTLIGDEMWKVPKIASTASSTVSEHDINILNLDAQEETSRILIVVEDKGSSVADAVKAIHSTRTKIRGMK; via the coding sequence ATGACTTCTATCACGGTCGCTAAGTTTGGCGGCAGCGCCCTCGGAATAGAGGGGAACATGATCCCCAAGATCATCGACCGGATAAGGCAGCTGCAGCAGGAATCCAAGGTGGTGGCGGTCTTTTCGGCGCCGCTGATCGAGTATGACGGCAAGGTCAGCTCCATGACTGATGTCGCGCTCAAGGTGGGCAGGAGCTACGCTGCCTCAACCCCAGTCGAGATAGAAGTGCTAAGAGAGGTCTATGAAAGGATAGCCAGCAAGTACGTGAAGGAAGAAGGAGGCCGACAGGAGTTCATTGACAGCCTTGACAAGTTCTACCGGCAGGTGATAATTTCGCTCAAGCAGGCCGCGGAGAACAGGCGCTTTGTCGACGTGATAAGGTCGCGCACGCTTGCATACAGCGGCGAGGTGACGATGTCGTACCTAATGGACTATGTCATGCAGAGCGCCGGCCTGAAGTCGACGCACGTGTCGATTGAAAAATGGCCGATAATCACCGACGACAACTTTGAAGCGGCCAACTTTATGGTACAAGAGTCAAAGGAGCACTCTGGCCATCTGATAGACTTGGTAGAGCACAACGACGTGGTGTCGATGGGGGGCTTTATCGGCAGGACAGTCGACGGCCTTGAAACGACATACGAGCGTGGAGGCTCCGATAGGACCGCCGCAGACATTGCTATACTGCTCAACGACAGCTACGACGTCAAGATCGACTTTGAAAAGGACAGCGCCGTCCTGAGCGCCGACCCGCGGATAGTAAAGGACGATCTCGAGTTCATACAGTACCTGTCGTACAACGAGGCCAAGCTGGCAGGCATGTTTGGCATGAAGATCCTCGACCCGATAGCGATCAAAGAGATCGACGACAACAACCTTGACATCCCTATTGTAATCACAGACATGGCCAAGCCAGGCGGCATGACAATGATTCAGAGAAAGCCGCCTGTCGACAGCAGCGGCAACGACAATCCGATAAAAATAGTCACTGGCAAAAAGAACTGCGCGATGGTGAGGATGGAGAGCAACGCAGCGTCCCACCTGGTTGCGTCGCTGGAGCTTGACCGGCAGTACCACGACTTTGTAAAGCTGTCGCCATACAAGGTGGACGACACCGAGATGACGCGCCTGCTGTTCCTCGACGCCGATTATGTCAGGCGCTATGAGAGGCACTTCCGCGCCTACTACCCAAAGGCCGAGATCGTATACGGCAGGGGCGTGGTCACGCTCATCGGGGACGAGATGTGGAAGGTCCCAAAGATAGCGTCGACTGCCAGCAGCACGGTAAGCGAGCACGACATCAACATCCTGAACCTTGATGCGCAGGAAGAGACGTCAAGGATCCTGATAGTGGTGGAGGACAAGGGCTCAAGCGTGGCAGACGCGGTAAAGGCGATACACTCTACGCGGACCAAGATCCGGGGAATGAAATGA
- a CDS encoding slipin family protein: MSLLLQLAFGELVGAGIAIIIMVVILVSAIRIVREYERAIVFRLGRLIGAKGPGLVFLVPIVDKAVKVDLRVVTLNVPKQKIITLDNVTVDVDAVVYLRVNEPNNAIIRVNDYLLASSLLAQTTLRDLIGQVTFDDILSKREELNKRMQEVLDAATDPWGVKVTSVAIRDVSLPENMHRAIAKQAEAEREKRGRIIIAEGELKAAEKMSQAANFYTQNMAAMRLRELQTWTEIARERNMVVVTGARDSEDLSTLFGILKQRLPGQQPTTEQWSSEEDVRRMIRQELARLARGEAGTEDKGGRREEIAGA, encoded by the coding sequence ATGTCGCTGCTACTTCAGCTGGCATTTGGAGAGCTGGTGGGAGCCGGCATTGCGATAATCATTATGGTAGTAATTCTTGTTTCGGCGATTCGGATAGTAAGAGAGTATGAAAGAGCGATCGTCTTCCGTCTTGGGAGGCTGATAGGCGCAAAGGGCCCCGGCCTAGTATTCCTTGTTCCGATTGTGGACAAGGCAGTCAAGGTGGACCTGCGCGTAGTCACTCTGAATGTCCCCAAGCAAAAGATCATCACCCTTGACAACGTGACAGTTGATGTCGATGCAGTGGTTTACCTGCGCGTGAACGAGCCCAACAACGCCATCATCAGAGTGAACGATTACCTACTTGCATCCAGCTTGCTTGCCCAGACGACACTTCGGGATTTGATAGGCCAGGTGACGTTTGACGACATCCTGTCGAAGAGGGAAGAGCTGAACAAGAGAATGCAGGAAGTGCTAGACGCAGCAACAGACCCATGGGGAGTGAAAGTGACCTCGGTAGCAATACGGGACGTTTCGCTGCCGGAAAACATGCATAGGGCAATAGCAAAGCAGGCAGAGGCCGAAAGGGAAAAGAGGGGCAGAATAATCATCGCCGAGGGCGAGCTCAAGGCAGCCGAGAAAATGTCCCAGGCCGCAAACTTTTACACTCAGAACATGGCAGCCATGCGCCTGAGAGAGCTGCAAACATGGACGGAAATAGCAAGGGAAAGGAACATGGTCGTCGTAACAGGCGCCAGAGACTCTGAAGATCTGAGCACGCTTTTTGGTATATTGAAGCAGCGGCTGCCGGGCCAGCAGCCTACTACAGAGCAGTGGTCTTCTGAAGAAGATGTAAGGCGAATGATAAGGCAGGAGCTGGCGCGCCTTGCACGTGGCGAAGCTGGCACTGAGGACAAAGGCGGGAGACGTGAAGAGATTGCAGGAGCCTGA